From one Pedobacter faecalis genomic stretch:
- a CDS encoding RNA polymerase sigma factor: protein MKDKANISDFELLSRLKAGDELAFNVIYERYWQLLYVAASKVLRSGDDAKDVVQEIFMSFLAKGPSIEITGSLSNYLYSAVRYKVFDAMSRQKVRDNYADSFNNYVEAGNISTDNALIEKEIRAEMDREIDNLPEKMREVFLLSRKGEMSHKEIAETLNISDKTVKKQISNAVKLLRPKFQNYYMLVLAFFAAYFR from the coding sequence ATGAAAGATAAAGCTAACATTAGTGATTTTGAACTTCTATCCCGGTTGAAGGCCGGGGATGAGCTTGCTTTCAATGTAATTTATGAACGCTACTGGCAATTGCTATATGTGGCGGCAAGTAAGGTGCTTAGGTCCGGGGATGACGCTAAGGACGTGGTGCAGGAAATTTTCATGTCTTTTTTAGCCAAGGGTCCGTCTATAGAGATCACTGGTTCCTTATCGAATTATTTGTACAGTGCCGTAAGGTATAAGGTATTTGACGCTATGAGTAGACAAAAGGTGCGCGACAACTATGCTGACTCATTTAATAATTATGTAGAGGCGGGTAATATCAGTACTGACAATGCTTTAATAGAAAAGGAAATCAGGGCAGAGATGGATCGGGAAATTGATAATTTGCCTGAAAAGATGAGAGAAGTGTTTTTGCTGAGCCGGAAGGGTGAAATGTCTCACAAGGAGATTGCCGAAACCTTAAATATTTCGGATAAGACGGTTAAAAAGCAAATCAGCAATGCGGTAAAGTTGCTAAGACCCAAGTTTCAGAACTATTATATGCTCGTTTTGGCCTTTTTTGCGGCATATTTCAGGTGA
- a CDS encoding DUF4185 domain-containing protein produces the protein MKRILSLFCGCFLVFSEAGAQSDLKFTVEEAPEWSALFTRTKGWFGGDGIYAIPFNGSESGGSASAKTMFIFSDSMVGEITAGKMAPGAVMVHNSFAIMRGQKPVGDSLNFYWDKHPNGKAETVFIPKTPKTGPTDYFWLGDGFFNTALNRMFIFGYRVKQVSDGTFGFEEVGNTLLKIDPSAIGAVETQHGSFKSSWYDQKDTPFFISKETGEMGSFGAGIYVNTKVAGAPAPDGYVYVYGVRGQAKKMLVARVKPEDFERYNRWRFWDGNAWQTDMMKSAPVTDRVSNELSVSALPDGRYALVFQEGGMGRHVAMRIGDTPVGPFGPIIRLYDCSPALTKKSYFVYNAKAYPHLSAPAELLISYNVNSFDFLKDLADDPQMYRPRFIRVRFKDQAE, from the coding sequence ATGAAAAGAATTTTGTCTCTTTTTTGTGGATGCTTCCTGGTGTTTTCTGAGGCAGGTGCACAATCTGATCTGAAATTTACGGTTGAAGAAGCTCCCGAATGGTCGGCCTTGTTTACCCGCACCAAGGGTTGGTTTGGCGGCGACGGTATTTACGCGATACCCTTCAACGGTTCGGAATCTGGCGGTAGCGCTTCTGCAAAAACCATGTTCATCTTCAGCGACAGCATGGTGGGTGAAATTACAGCGGGTAAAATGGCTCCCGGTGCGGTAATGGTCCATAACTCTTTTGCAATCATGAGAGGCCAGAAGCCAGTCGGCGATAGTCTGAACTTTTATTGGGACAAGCATCCAAACGGAAAAGCAGAGACCGTCTTTATTCCGAAAACGCCGAAGACTGGTCCGACCGACTATTTCTGGCTGGGCGATGGTTTTTTTAATACGGCGCTGAACCGCATGTTTATTTTTGGCTATCGGGTGAAACAGGTATCTGACGGTACATTTGGCTTTGAAGAAGTCGGAAACACCTTGTTGAAGATAGATCCTTCAGCAATTGGTGCAGTGGAAACGCAGCATGGCAGTTTTAAGTCTTCCTGGTACGATCAGAAAGACACGCCCTTTTTTATTTCGAAGGAGACAGGTGAGATGGGTTCCTTTGGCGCCGGAATTTACGTGAACACCAAAGTGGCTGGCGCTCCGGCCCCGGATGGCTATGTTTATGTATACGGTGTGAGGGGTCAGGCTAAGAAAATGCTCGTGGCGCGCGTGAAACCGGAAGATTTTGAACGTTATAACCGCTGGCGGTTTTGGGACGGCAATGCCTGGCAGACCGATATGATGAAGTCGGCCCCGGTTACCGACAGGGTTTCTAACGAACTCAGCGTATCAGCGCTACCGGATGGAAGATACGCATTGGTTTTTCAGGAGGGAGGCATGGGCCGTCATGTTGCTATGCGCATAGGAGACACACCAGTAGGGCCCTTTGGACCTATAATAAGGTTGTATGACTGTAGCCCGGCACTAACCAAGAAGTCTTATTTTGTGTATAATGCTAAAGCGTATCCGCATTTGTCTGCTCCGGCAGAGCTTTTGATTAGTTATAATGTGAACTCTTTTGATTTTTTAAAAGACCTCGCTGATGATCCGCAGATGTACAGGCCAAGGTTTATCAGGGTGAGGTTTAAGGATCAGGCTGAATAG
- a CDS encoding S41 family peptidase, protein MKFCAWLKFALLTVTVSSIAACRKPDVAEPELESPASGTRAELTLDSVFLYARHVYVWHEALPDYRAFNPRKYHSAAASELLNLKKTVFDLTTYAVNPLTSKPYEYTALPGFSKYSFIEESDGYGRVAAANGQSDELSATGQLEAVRQGDIGYLRFTQFYVLSSMTSLLDEAFELFAQPQGITSLIIDLRGNMGGYTETAEYIADLLALPSMNEKTMYTQEFNTEMQSGRAKILKHQLYKDENGRVVYVGGRPATYADIDFSIAANTIRFQKKGALTSLKRLCFIVNENTASASELLINVMKPYVPVTLIGTKTYGKPVGSFGIVVDRYTLHVPSFLIYNAAGKGGYFSGFTPDIEASDEQLGSNAGDVLDKVGALTGDGPEGRIRMTRTVRASPLKAIDFLKDPNMLRKRFKIRRWFVPRVRDFIPSLAF, encoded by the coding sequence ATGAAATTTTGCGCCTGGCTAAAGTTTGCGCTGCTGACGGTGACAGTCAGCAGCATTGCGGCTTGCAGAAAGCCAGACGTAGCTGAGCCGGAGCTGGAATCGCCCGCCTCAGGAACTCGCGCTGAACTAACGCTGGACTCTGTTTTTCTTTATGCCCGGCATGTGTATGTCTGGCATGAAGCGTTGCCGGACTATCGCGCATTCAATCCCAGGAAATATCATTCGGCTGCCGCGTCGGAGCTCCTCAATCTGAAAAAGACGGTGTTTGACCTGACGACTTATGCTGTGAATCCGCTTACTTCAAAACCCTACGAGTATACCGCACTGCCGGGTTTTTCTAAATACAGTTTCATCGAGGAAAGCGATGGTTATGGCCGGGTGGCGGCTGCCAATGGGCAGTCTGACGAATTATCGGCCACAGGCCAGTTGGAAGCAGTCAGACAGGGCGATATTGGTTACCTCAGGTTTACCCAATTCTATGTGTTATCGTCAATGACCAGTTTGCTGGATGAAGCTTTTGAGCTCTTTGCGCAGCCACAGGGCATCACCTCCCTGATCATTGATTTACGGGGGAACATGGGCGGATATACGGAGACGGCAGAGTATATTGCAGATTTGCTTGCACTGCCATCGATGAACGAAAAGACGATGTATACACAAGAATTTAACACTGAAATGCAGTCGGGTAGGGCAAAGATCTTAAAGCATCAGCTATACAAAGATGAAAACGGCAGGGTTGTTTATGTTGGCGGCCGGCCTGCAACGTATGCGGACATCGACTTCTCCATTGCTGCCAATACGATCCGTTTCCAAAAGAAAGGCGCGCTGACATCCTTAAAAAGGCTGTGCTTTATTGTGAATGAAAACACCGCATCGGCCAGTGAATTGTTGATTAATGTGATGAAGCCCTATGTTCCGGTCACCCTGATAGGGACAAAGACTTATGGGAAACCGGTAGGCTCTTTCGGTATAGTTGTAGATCGCTATACGCTGCATGTGCCGAGCTTCTTGATTTATAACGCCGCTGGAAAGGGAGGATATTTTTCAGGTTTTACACCAGATATTGAGGCTAGCGACGAGCAGTTGGGCAGTAATGCAGGGGATGTGCTGGATAAAGTTGGCGCCCTAACCGGCGATGGACCGGAAGGCAGGATAAGGATGACACGCACGGTACGAGCAAGTCCTCTTAAGGCTATAGATTTTCTTAAAGATCCTAACATGCTGCGTAAAAGATTTAAAATTAGACGCTGGTTCGTTCCCCGTGTAAGGGATTTTATTCCTAGTTTGGCATTTTAG